From the Canis lupus dingo isolate Sandy chromosome 37, ASM325472v2, whole genome shotgun sequence genome, one window contains:
- the PNKD gene encoding probable hydrolase PNKD isoform X3 produces MKAVGLAWYSLYTRTWLGYLFYRQQLRRARNRYPKGHSRTQARLFNGVKVLPIPVLSDNYSYLIIDTQARLAVAVDPSDPQAVQASIEKEGVNLVAILCTHKHWDHSGGNRDLSRRHQDCRVYGSPQDGIPYLTHPLCHQDVVSVGRLQIRALATPGHTQGHLVYLLDGEPYKGPSCLFSGDLLFLSGCGRTFEGTAETMLSSLDTVLGLEDDTLLWPGHEYAEENLGFAGVVEPENLARERKMQWVQRQRMERKSTCPSTLGEERSYNPFLRTHCLVLQEALGPGPGPTGDDGYSRAQLLEKLRQLKDLHKSK; encoded by the exons GTACAGCCTGTACACCCGCACCTGGCTCGGGTACCTCTTCTACCGCCAGCAGCTGCGCAGGGCTCGGAATCGCTACCCCAAAGGCCACTCCAGAACCCAGGCCCGCCTCTTCAACG GAGTGAAGGTGCTTCCCATCCCCGTCCTCTCAGACAACTACAGCTACCTCATCATCGACACCCAGGCCCGGCTGGCTGTGGCTGTGGACCCCTCTGACCCTCAGGCCGTgcag gcTTCCATCGAAAAGGAGGGTGTTAATTTGGTTGCCATCCTCTGCACCCACAAGCACTG GGACCACAGTGGAGGGAACCGTGACCTCAGCCGGCGGCACCAGGACTGTCGGGTGTATGGGAGCCCTCAGGACGGCATCCCCTACCTCACCCA TCCCTTGTGTCATCAAGATGTGGTTAGCGTGGGACGGCTTCAGATCCGGGCTCTGGCCACCCCTGGCCACACGCAAGGCCATCTGGTCTACCTGCTGGACGGGGAGCCCTACAAgggtccctcctgcctcttctcagGGGACCTGCTCTTCCTCTCTGGCTGTG GACGGACCTTTGAGGGTACCGCAGAGACCATGCTGAGCTCCCTGGACACGGTGCTGGGGCTGGAGGATGACACTCTGCTGTGGCCTG GTCATGAGTATGCGGAAGAGAACCTGGGCTTTGCGGGTGTGGTGGAGCCCGAGAACCTGGCCCGGGAGAGGAAGATGCAGTGGGTCCAGAGGCAGCGAATGGAGCGCAAGAGCACG TGCCCGTCCACCCTGGGAGAGGAGCGCTCCTACAACCCATTCCTGAGGACCCACTGCCTGGTGCTGCAGGAGGCTctggggccaggcccaggccccactGGGGATGACGGCTACTCCCGGGCCCAGCTCCTGGAGAAGCTCCGGCAGCTGAAAGACCTGCACAAGAGCAAGTGA